From the genome of Hydrogenophaga sp. BPS33:
ACACCCGTCCAGCGAAGCCGCTCGGGCGTGTCCGGACGGACATGGATGAGGAAGGCGCCGATCGCTCCGCCTGGGAGATGCACGGCGGGCCCGAGCGGCTCGGCCTGCCAGCCCATCGCGAGGACTTCCTTGCGGAACGGATCGGGGATGAGGCCAGTCAAGCGCTCGATCCCGCGCTCCAGCGCAAAATCTACGACTGCCGAGAACAGCATGTTGCGCAGTTTGAGTCTCCGGGCAGCACCGTGTCGCTGGGGCAGACATAGCCGCGTGGTTTCCCAGGTCGTATTGCCCACGGGGACCCCGAATGGGCAGAGATTAGAAAAGAGCGTACCAAGCATGTGCGGATGGGTACTGGGAAAGAGCCGGATAGAGGCTTGATGCTCACCGCGTGCGTCAGAGACGATGAAATAGACAGTATGAGCATTGTCGAACTGGTCGATCTCGTACTGGTCATCGACCACCGGGACATCCCAACCGAACAGGTCGACGAAAAGACGCTTGCGGTCGGCGAACATCGAACAAAGCAGCGGCTGGCTGTCCGCTGCCAAATCATTTTCGATAACATGGATCATAGAGGTTTCTCCCGGCATAGACCTGTCGTGCCGGAAGAGAGCAGCGATGAGCGGCCCGAAATAGACCGAGTGATTACTCGGGTTGACGAGCCCTCAGCTCGTCCAGACCGATTTCCCCGGCAAGCACGGCGCTCACGACGAGCTCGGTGCGGTCTTGCGCGCCAAACAGGCGGCGCGCTTCGGTCAGATAGCCATCAACCGTGCGAGGCGTGAGAGCTAGCGCGCGGGCAATCTCCTTATTGGAATATCCGCGTCCCGCCAGAATGACACAATCACGCGGGCGCGGGTGCAGTCTCGGCCGGCATGGGACAGTCGGCAACTCCCCGCAGAGCAGCCGGCGGGCCGCCTGGAAAGCAAAGACACCGATCATCTGCGCAGCACCGAGGAACAACTGCGCACGCTCGGGGCGGCACATTCCTGCGAATGTACAGGAACCCATACGCTCGCCGAGCCGGACATGCGGCACCGTGATGCCTTCGTTCAGCCCCTCTTGTGCGCCACGTTCCAGGCTCGTGCGATCCTGCTGGTCCAGGCGAATGATCCGAGGCAGGTCGGACCAGAGGAATGCACTGTCGGCAAAGATGCATCCGCGGATAACGGGATCGCGCCTGAAGCGACGCTGGGTCACGAGCCGCTCCATGATCGCTGGCGGATAGTCCCTTAAATCGACACGGTCGGGTCGCGGCGTCCGCAGGTCGTCGTGATGCACCAGCGCGTAATGCCGGAAGCCCATCTCGCGGACGACCGCCTCCATCAAGGTGACAAGTTCATCCCGCGATGACGTCGCCCGAAGGACTTCGACAACGGTGCTGGTCAGCTCAAGGCAGAACGGTCTGCTGGGCCGTGCGTCAGACTGCATTCATTCATGCCTCGTCCCCCTGCTGGACCGATTGCAACAGATTCCCCGACGTTCAGATGACGCGACGTTCCGCCACTTGAAGCTCAAGATTCCCCGCTTCGTCAGGTTTTCATTGGCTGTGGGCGTGATAGCGGGCCCGTCATCTCGACGCCCCACTCATTTCGCCGGCTCGCCAACATCGGCCCGATAGACCAGCTCGCCCTCAATGAAGGTCATGTCCACTCGCGTCTCGTGGATCTTCGTGGGCGGGACGGCAAACGGGTTTTGATTGGTGACGATAATGTCAGCGAGCATTCCCGGAACGATGCGCCCCACCTTGTTTCCCATTCCTTCCTGCCGTGCCGAATTTTCGGTGAAGATGCGGAATGCCTGCTCAAAGCTGATCGCCTCGGATTTGCCAAAGCTATCCGCGCTGCCACCGGACCTTTGGCGCGTAACCAACTGCTCCAGGCCTATCCAGGGATTGACCGACGGGACAACCGACCAGTCGGAGCCCGGCACGACCAAGGCATCGGCCTCCAGCATTTCGCGCACCGGCCAAACCCGCTCGATCGTTTCCGGCCCCACCGCCTTGGTGATGTCGTCGTTGATCGGAGTGGGACCCCAGAGATAAGGGGAAACCTCGAAGGTCGCACCGATCGCTCGTGCCCGCTTGATGTCCCCGGGAGCAACGAATACATTATGTCCGACATTGTGCATATTGGGCGTAAAACCATTGGCCTTGCGGGCAGCCTCGATGGCGTTGAGCCCTTCACGCACCGCGGCATCTCCCGCTGCGTGGAACTTCACTGTTAGCCCCTGCCTGTCGAAATCGGCAACCGCCTTGTCGAGGACATCTTGCTGTATCAGCAACAGACCCATGCGGCTGGCTTCATCGTTGCGCCCACCAACTCCGCCCGCATAGGGCTCCAGCATGCCGGCTGTATGACTATCAGTCGGAACACCATCGAGAAAGATCTTGACGCAATCGGCCGCCAGTCGATTCCGCGAATAAATGTTGCGAGATGCAATCGCCGACAGGGTCGAAGGGACGCCCGGCGCCCACGTGATGCACAAGCGCACCCTTTGCTTCAGCTGACCAGCATCGGCGATAGCGGCATAGGTCGCAAGCTCGGTTGCCCCTCCGGCGGTGAAGCCGACAGCGGCTTCGGTAAAGGAGGTGATGCCGAACGACAGCATCTGCTGCAGCGACCATCTAAGGCCAGCTTCTGCCTGCGCCAACGTCGGCTTGGGGGTGATGCGCGAGATGACATCGACGGCGGACTCCCTTTGCACGCCGCTCGGCACGCCATCAGCATCGCGCTCGAAGATGCCGCCAGGAGGGTTGGGAGTCTCTTTGGTGACACCAGCCAGCTTCAGCACCTGGCTGTTCACCCAATTGCTGTGGCCGCTGGTGTCCTCCAGATAGACTGGATTGTTGGGTGCCACCTTGTCGAGCATGGCTCGGTTGGGGATCTTGCCCAGTGCCGAAGCATCCCATTGACCGCCGATGATCCAGTCTCCCGGCTTGGCTTTGTCGACACAGGCCCTTACGAGGTTGAGCGTCCGTTCGAGGTTCGACCCCTGCGGAATCTTGCACTGTGCCTCGCGCACCCCGGCATAAATGGGATGCACGTGCAGATCGTGCAGCCCAGGCAATACGGTGCGGCCACCCAGATCAATGGTCCGGGTGCCGTCTTTTCGTAGCCTGGCGACCTCTTCCGAAGATCCGACCGCGATGATCACCCCTTCATGGACCGCCAGCGCTTCCGCCCATCCATCTGGTGTTTTGACGTGTCCGTTTGCCAGAATCAGGTCCGGACCGGATGATGTGGCAGTGTCCAACAGAGGCGCCGGCGCGCCACGGGCGGGCTCGACGATCATCATGGCGGCGAGCAGCGAATGAGCAAATATGGCCCTATGCATCGGCATCTCCCTGGCGCCTTGGTTGAAATGAAATGGAATGATCGCGCGAGGCTAATGCGGCAGGCGCTTCCAGGCCGGGCATCACGTCGAAGGTGGTCTCCATCTGGCTCGGCGCCCACTCGTCCTCGATGCTGCGCAGGGGCATCCCCAGGGCCAACAGGTGCTGGCGCACCTCGGCCATGATGGGCTCGACCTCGTCCAGGTGGTTCTCCAGCAGGTACGAATACCCTTTGGCCACCGGCATCACCTTGGGAGGCGCCGCAGGCGTTCCGGGGCCGCCAAGGGTTTCGGGCTCCAGGCAGGGATCGACGATGCGCGTCAGATACCACTCGACCTCGAGGCCGGCCTGGTAGTCGTAGCCCAGGTCCTGCATCTCGGCCAGCGCCTTTTTCAGGATGGCGCGCGGACTCAACGCGAACGGGCGCCCACTGGTCATGTAAAGGTCGGCCAGCATCCAGCCGGTGCGATCCGCCCAGGGCAGGATGCGAAACGTGGTGGGGTCCGGGACCATCACGACGTTCGGGCTGCCGGCCAGTTCGGCGCTGCCGAGGCCCCCGTCGGCAGAGAAAGGGTTGAATACGATGGCGCTGGCGGTATCGAAAAAGAACGGCGCCATCGTGATCTCCGAGCCGCTGGCGAATGCCGACTTGAGCGCGGCGACCGACAGCATTTTTCCGCGCAGCAGTCCGTACTGATCCGGCCAAGACAACCGAACCATCTGCAGCCCCGCTTTCTCAATTTTATTCAGGACGTCTGCTGCTGCGGCTTTCTGGGTATCCGACCAGATGCCGTGCTTTTCAATGAATTTCCCGCTCATCGCGTCTCCTAGGTTATTTGCGGCTAATTATATTAGTCGGCGATACTTGATGATCTAGGGGAAAACCCTTCAAATTCACCGTCTTTTTTTATTATCATAGATCAAAAATGATGCGTACATCCGGGAAAACACCAATCCCGCCGAGCGGGTTGCGGCCGGCATGGCACTTGATCGACCCAGAACGCTGCACCGGCTGAAGCGCACCGACTCGCGAAGCTTCACAAATGTCGCCTTCATCGGAAGGCTCGGAGCACCCGAAGCAAGACAGGAGAACACGATGGCAGAGCGATCATTCGTCGAGGAAGTCAAGAAGCTCAGGCTGGGCGAAGGCGAGGTGTTCCGCGGCGAAGGCATCCTGGCGGTGACCAAGGCGCTGCTGGAATCGGGCGTGGCCTACGTGGCCGGCTACCAGGGCTCGCCGATCTCGCACCTGATGGACGTGCTGGCCGACGCGCAGGACATCCTCGCCGACCACGGCATCCGCTTCGAGAACAGCGCCAGCGAGGCGACCGCCGCAGCCACGCTGGCGGCCTCCGTCAACTACCCGCTGCGCGGCGCCATCACCTTCAAAGCCACCGTCGGCACCAACGTCGCCTCCGATGCCCTGGCCAACCTGGCCTCCGGCGGCGTCACCGGTGGCGCGCTGATCATCGTGGGCGAGGACTACGGCGAGGGCTCATCGATCATGCAGGAGCGCAGCCACGCCTTTGCGATGAAGTCGCAGATGTGGCTGCTCGACCCCCGGCCCAACCTGCCCAGCATCGTCCAGTCGGTCAAGGACGGCTTCGAGCTGTCCGAGGCCAGCCACACGCCCGTGATGCTGCAGATGCGCATCCGCTCCTGCCACCTGCACGGGCATTTCATCTCCGGGGCCAACCGCCGGCCGGCCTTCACGGTCAAGGATGCCCTGGAGAACCCCGCGCGCGACGTCAACCGCATCGTGCTGCCGCCGGCCTCCTTCCTGCACGAGCGCGAGAAGATCGAGCAGCGCTGGCCCGCGGCCATCCGCTTCATCGAGGAGCGCTGCCTCAACGAATTCTTCGCGGAGGACATGGCCGATGTCGGGATCGCGCTGCAAGGCGGCGGCTACAACACCCTGATCCGTGCCCTGCAGAAGCTCGGTCTAGCGAACGTGCATGGCGACTCGAAGATCCCGCTGTACGTCATGAACGTGGCCTATCCGCTGGTGGACGCCGAATTCGAGCGATTCTGCCGTGGCAAGCGCGCCGTGCTGGTCGTCGAAGAAGGACAGCCGAACTTCGTCG
Proteins encoded in this window:
- a CDS encoding acyl-homoserine-lactone synthase translates to MIHVIENDLAADSQPLLCSMFADRKRLFVDLFGWDVPVVDDQYEIDQFDNAHTVYFIVSDARGEHQASIRLFPSTHPHMLGTLFSNLCPFGVPVGNTTWETTRLCLPQRHGAARRLKLRNMLFSAVVDFALERGIERLTGLIPDPFRKEVLAMGWQAEPLGPAVHLPGGAIGAFLIHVRPDTPERLRWTGVYADAADRVSA
- a CDS encoding LuxR family transcriptional regulator, translated to MQSDARPSRPFCLELTSTVVEVLRATSSRDELVTLMEAVVREMGFRHYALVHHDDLRTPRPDRVDLRDYPPAIMERLVTQRRFRRDPVIRGCIFADSAFLWSDLPRIIRLDQQDRTSLERGAQEGLNEGITVPHVRLGERMGSCTFAGMCRPERAQLFLGAAQMIGVFAFQAARRLLCGELPTVPCRPRLHPRPRDCVILAGRGYSNKEIARALALTPRTVDGYLTEARRLFGAQDRTELVVSAVLAGEIGLDELRARQPE
- a CDS encoding amidohydrolase; the encoded protein is MMIVEPARGAPAPLLDTATSSGPDLILANGHVKTPDGWAEALAVHEGVIIAVGSSEEVARLRKDGTRTIDLGGRTVLPGLHDLHVHPIYAGVREAQCKIPQGSNLERTLNLVRACVDKAKPGDWIIGGQWDASALGKIPNRAMLDKVAPNNPVYLEDTSGHSNWVNSQVLKLAGVTKETPNPPGGIFERDADGVPSGVQRESAVDVISRITPKPTLAQAEAGLRWSLQQMLSFGITSFTEAAVGFTAGGATELATYAAIADAGQLKQRVRLCITWAPGVPSTLSAIASRNIYSRNRLAADCVKIFLDGVPTDSHTAGMLEPYAGGVGGRNDEASRMGLLLIQQDVLDKAVADFDRQGLTVKFHAAGDAAVREGLNAIEAARKANGFTPNMHNVGHNVFVAPGDIKRARAIGATFEVSPYLWGPTPINDDITKAVGPETIERVWPVREMLEADALVVPGSDWSVVPSVNPWIGLEQLVTRQRSGGSADSFGKSEAISFEQAFRIFTENSARQEGMGNKVGRIVPGMLADIIVTNQNPFAVPPTKIHETRVDMTFIEGELVYRADVGEPAK